In Anopheles gambiae chromosome 2, idAnoGambNW_F1_1, whole genome shotgun sequence, a single window of DNA contains:
- the LOC1281393 gene encoding ATP-binding cassette sub-family C member 4 yields the protein MEAITRKLPPNPRQNASILSALTFWWTIDLFRKGYSKVLELQDLFRPLDVDRSDVLGDRLEKKWFEQQAGPGRPSLVKAIFKTFWREYGVLGFITIINDIVIRLAQPIFLGWLLMYFRKDTEVTRESAFLYAGAIVLLNALSVITINQYVLGSFQNGMKVRIAVCSVIYRKALRLSRTALGDTAPGKVVNLLSNDVNRFDIVSVFLHSMWSAPLLAIIIGVLLYLEIGVAGLIGMIVIFIVTPIQSYTGKLTSRFRLQTALRTDERIRLMDEIISGIQVIKMYAWERPFAKLIRHARQMELKIVRKSAYVRGLYMTFLLFTTRTALFCTMMAMALLGDELTAARVFVVATYFHILANTMSAMFVRGIAEIAEAMVAMRRLERFLEFEERETEALPDGKSRLLAEFGLNGDATEKQRLIESETQLPPTIAVSLKGVTARWGAVRRQEDFPRKAGAKQANGKLQQDGQGAPDELPPVTLSNLNIDFRKGLLIGVIGPVGSGKSSLLQAILRELPLESGSVVAQGRFAYVSQEPWVFSGTVRQNILFGQPMEKERYEAVVRACALVTDFEQLPDGDRTMIGERGAALSGGQKARISLARAVYRRADVYLLDDPLSAVDAHVGRHLFDLCLGPQGRLGTLRATRILVTHQVHFLKEADWVVVLNEGRVQAQGTPHDLVQSGIDFVELVERKEVEGSELEGGGGGDGDGSVGGGDRRSRRDSRASARSGGSSVHADVSDEEERDLAADAPVQSNMEGTSRGKVQGSLLLSYLGSGANGLIMCGLLALFLATQLAASGADYWVAFWTSQEEQRLFRAAHNLSAGPEAATDELPPLLSTETCMAIHGALVGSIFLIAITRSISFYQTSVRASQNLHDAMFAGCVSTTMRFYDTNPSGRILNRFSKDMGSVDELLPKAMLDASQIILSLCGTLVVTVLVNPLFLVPLALLGVVFWFVRRIYLKTSKNIKRLEGITRSPVFSHLSASLAGLPTIRAFGAQGELIREFDAHQDIHTASFYMFITASTAFGFALDLLCLIFVFIVVFSFLLVEQDTFGDRVGLAITQAMALTGMMQWGIRQSAEVANFMMSVERLLEYRDLAPERQPERPRALNAGWPAEGRIEFRSVTYRYFEGAQAVLRDLSFEIRPREKVGIVGRTGAGKSSLIGALFRLAQVEGEIRLDGIDTADITLEQLRSKVSIIPQDPVLFSGTLRRNLDPFEDYPDAELWGALEQVELKELANTPAGLQMAVAAGGSNFSVGQRQLICLARAILRNNRILVLDEATANVDPNTDRLIQETIRHKFADCTVLTIAHRLNTIMDSDRVLVMDAGQAVELGTPHELLQLPISIFRDMVLATGPAESERLQQIALHKHEQQPLAASD from the exons ATGGAAGCGATCACAAGAAAGCTGCCCCCGAACCCGCGACAAAATGCTAGCATCCTGTCCGCGCTGACCTTCTGGTGGACGATCGATCTGTTCCGGAAAGGGTACAGCAAGGTGCTGGAGCTGCAGGATCTGTTTCGCCCGCTAGATGTCGATCGGTCCGACGTGCTCGGCGATCGGTTGGAAAA AAAATGGTTCGAACAGCAGGCCGGCCCTGGCCGACCGTCGCTGGTGAAAGCGATTTTCAAGACGTTCTGGCGCGAGTACGGTGTGCTCGGgttcatcaccatcatcaacgATATCGTGATCCGGCTGGCACAACCCATCTTTCTCGGCTGGCTGCTGATGTACTTCCG GAAGGACACGGAGGTAACGCGCGAAAGCGCATTCCTGTACGCCGGTGCGATCGTGCTGCTGAACGCGCTGAGCGTGATCACGATCAATCAGTACGTGCTGGGCAGCTTCCAGAACGGTATGAAGGTGCGGATTGCGGTGTGCAGCGTGATCTACCGCAAAGCGCTCCGGCTGTCCCGCACGGCCCTGGGCGATACGGCGCCGGGGAAGGTGGTGAACCTGCTGTCGAACGACGTGAACCGGTTCGACATTGTGTCCGTCTTTCTGCACTCGATGTGGTCGGCACCGCTgctcgccatcatcatcgggGTGCTGCTGTACCTCGAGATCGGCGTCGCCGGGCTGATCGGCATGATCGTGATCTTCATCGTGACGCCGATCCAATCGTACACGGGCAAGCTGACGAGCCGGTTCCGGCTGCAGACGGCGCTCCGGACGGACGAGCGCATCCGGCTGATGGACGAAATCATCTCCGGCATCCAGGTGATCAAGATGTACGCCTGGGAGCGACCGTTCGCGAAGCTGATCCGGCACGCGCGCCAGATGGAGCTGAAGATCGTGCGCAAAAGTGCGTACGTGCGCGGCCTGTACATGACGTTTCTGCTGTTCACCACCCGGACCGCGCTGTTCTGCACGATGATGGCGATGGCGCTGCTCGGGGACGAGCTGACGGCGGCCCGCGTCTTCGTGGTCGCGACGTACTTCCACATCCTGGCGAACACGATGTCGGCGATGTTCGTGCGCGGCATTGCGGAGATTGCGGAGGCGATGGTGGCGATGCGCCGGCTGGAGCGCTTCCTCGAGTTTGAGGAGCGCGAAACGGAGGCGCTGCCGGACGGCAAGTCCCGCCTGCTGGCCGAGTTCGGGCTGAACGGCGACGCGACCGAGAAGCAGCGGCTGATCGAATCGGAAACGCAGCTCCCGCCCACGATTGCCGTCTCGCTGAAGGGTGTTACCGCGCGGTGGGGTGCCGTCCGCCGGCAGGAAGACTTTCCGCGCAAGGCGGGTGCCAAGCAAGCGAACGGCAAGCTACAGCAGGACGGGCAGGGAGCGCCGGACGAACTGCCACCGGTAACGCTGTCCAACCTGAACATTGACTTCCGCAAGGGACTGCTGATCGGTGTGATCGGGCCGGTCGGTTCGGGAAAATCGTCCCTGCTGCAGGCGATCCTGCGCGAGCTGCCGCTGGAGTCGGGCAGCGTGGTAGCGCAGGGCCGGTTCGCGTACGTCAGCCAGGAGCCGTGGGTGTTTTCCGGCACGGTGCGGCAGAACATTCTGTTCGGCCAGCCGATGGAGAAGGAGCGTTACGAGGCGGTCGTGCGGGCCTGTGCGCTGGTGACGGACTTTGAGCAGCTGCCCGACGGCGACCGGACGATGATTGGCGAGCGGGGGGCGGCCCTGTCTGGTGGGCAAAAGGCACGCATCAGCTTGGCCCGGGCGGTGTACCGGCGGGCGGACGTGTACCTGCTGGACGATCCGCTCAGCGCGGTGGACGCGCACGTCGGGCGCCATCTGTTCGATCTGTGTCTGGGGCCGCAGGGACGGCTCGGGACGCTGCGGGCGACGCGCATCCTCGTCACGCACCAGGTGCACTTCCTCAAGGAGGCGGActgggtggtggtgctgaACGAGGGCCGGGTGCAGGCGCAGGGCACGCCGCACGATCTGGTGCAGAGTGGGATCGACTTTGTGGAGCTGGTCGAACGGAAGGAGGTTGAGGGCAGCGAGCtggagggtggtggtggtggtgatggggaTGGTTCGGTTGGAGGGGGCGATCGGCGAAGCCGGCGGGATTCGCGTGCTTCCGCCCGTTCGGGTGGTTCGTCCGTGCATGCCGATGTAAGCGATGAGGAGGAGCGTGACCTGGCGGCCGACGCACCGGTCCAGAGCAACATGGAGGGGACGTCCCGGGGGAAGGTGCAGGgttcgctgctgctgagcTATCTGGGCAGCGGGGCAAACGGGCTGATAATGTGCGGACTGTTGGCACTGTTTCTAGCGACGCAGCTCGCGGCGAGTGGAGCCGACTATTGGGTTGCCTTCTG GACTTCACAGGAAGAGCAGCGACTGTTCCGAGCGGCACACAACTTGTCCGCCGGCCCGGAAGCGGCCACCGACGAGCTGCCGCCACTGCTCAGCACGGAAACCTGCATGGCCATCCATGGTGCGCTGGTGGGCAGCATCTTTCTCATCGCCATCACCAG ATCGATCAGCTTCTATCAGACCTCCGTGCGGGCGTCGCAAAACCTGCACGATGCCATGTTTGCCGGCTGCGTGTCCACCACGATGCGCTTCTACGACACGAACCCGTCCGGTCGCATCCTGAACCGCTTCTCCAAGGACATGGGCTCGGTGGACGAGCTGCTGCCGAAAGCGATGCTCGACGCGTCGCAAATCATTCTCAGCCTGTGCGGTACGCTGGTCGTGACGGTGCTCGTCAACCCACTGTTTCTCGTACCGCTAGCCCTGCTCGGCGTCGTGTTCTGGTTCGTGCGCCGGATCTATCTGAAAACGTCGAAAAACATCAAGCGGCTGGAGGGCATTACGCGCTCGCCCGTCTTCTCGCACCTGTCGGCGTCGCTGGCCGGGCTGCCGACGATACGGGCGTTCGGTGCGCAGGGCGAGCTGATCCGCGAGTTCGACGCCCATCAGGACATACACACGGCCTCGTTCTACATGTTCATCACCGCCAGCACGGCGTTCGGCTTTGCGCTCGATCTGCTCTGTCTGATCTTTGTGTTTATCGTGGTGTTTAGCTTCCTGCTGGTCGAGCAGGACACGTTCGGCGATCGGGTGGGGCTGGCGATCACGCAAGCGATGGCGCTGACCGGCATGATGCAGTGGGGCATCCGGCAGAGTGCCGAGGTCGCTAACTTTATGATGTCGGTCGAGCGGCTGCTGGAGTACCGGGATCTAGCACCCGAGCGGCAGCCGGAGCGACCGCGCGCACTGAACGCGGGCTGGCCCGCGGAGGGTCGGATCGAGTTCCGCAGCGTCACGTACCGGTACTTCGAGGGAGCGCAGGCCGTACTGCGCGATCTGTCGTTTGAGATACGGCCGCGCGAAAAGGTCGGCATCGTGGGGCGCACCGGGGCGGGTAAATCGTCCCTGATTGGGGCGCTGTTCCGGCTGGCACAGGTCGAGGGCGAGATACGGCTGGACGGGATCGATACGGCGGACATCACGCTCGAGCAGCTCCGCTCGAAGGTGTCGATCATACCGCAGGATCCGGTCCTGTTTTCGGGCACGCTGCGCCGCAATCTCGACCCGTTCGAGGACTACCCGGACGCGGAGCTGTGGGGTGCGCTGGAGCAGGTGGAGCTGAAGGAGCTGGCCAACACGCCGGCCGGGCTGCAGATGGCGGTGGCGGCCGGTGGTTCCAACTTTAGCGTCGGCCAGCGGCAGCTGATCTGTCTCGCGCGTGCCATCCTGCGCAACAACCGCATCCTGGTGCTGGACGAAGCGACCGCCAATGTTGATCCaaa CACGGATCGGTTAATACAGGAAACGATACGGCACAAGTTTGCCGACTGTACCGTGCTGACGATCGCCCACCGGCTCAACACGATCATGGACTCGGACCGGGTGCTAGTGATGGATGCGGGCCAGGCCGTCGAGCTCGGTACGCcgcacgagctgctgcagctgccgaTCAGCATCTTCCGCGACATGGTGCTCGCGACCGGGCCGGCCGAATCGGAACGGCTGCAGCAGATCGCACTGCACAAGCACGAACAGCAACCGCTGGCGGCGTCTGACTAA